A region of Maribacter algicola DNA encodes the following proteins:
- a CDS encoding HYC_CC_PP family protein, with protein MKDVFHKIVSITMALLVLFTTTSFSVDMHYCGDHLMDFSLSGDVERCMMQPQISHKMANCAMVEMKMDCCSDVELSAVGQDDLQISFNQLSFDKQLFITSFLDTYSCLFETRHQEKVHFKDYSPPPLIRDVQVLDQTFLI; from the coding sequence ATGAAGGACGTCTTCCATAAAATAGTATCCATTACCATGGCACTTTTAGTGCTGTTTACCACGACCTCGTTCTCGGTAGACATGCATTATTGTGGAGACCATCTTATGGATTTTAGCCTGTCTGGAGATGTAGAACGGTGTATGATGCAACCACAGATTTCTCATAAAATGGCCAATTGCGCTATGGTGGAAATGAAAATGGATTGCTGTTCCGATGTTGAACTATCTGCTGTGGGTCAGGACGATTTACAAATTTCCTTCAACCAATTGTCTTTTGATAAACAGTTGTTTATTACCTCCTTCTTAGATACTTATTCCTGTTTATTTGAAACCAGACATCAAGAAAAAGTACATTTTAAGGATTATTCCCCTCCTCCCTTGATCAGGGATGTTCAGGTTCTGGACCAGACTTTCCTCATTTGA
- a CDS encoding sulfatase family protein — translation MNSKLNQSKLSKRFFIRFASLLLISICLIGCKSETKSETKEKAERPNIVFIMSDDHAYQAISAYDNSLIETPNIDRIAKMGMLFTNASVTNSICAPSRATILTGKHSHINGKIDNVSPFDTTNVTFPQLLQKAGYQTAMFGKLHFGNNPKGFDQFKILPGQGSYYNPDFITKNEGEIQVKGYVTDIITGMTLEWLENERKKDSPFMLMYLHKAPHRSWLMAERHMEEYTNKTFPEPKTLFDDHEGMPAAKVAEMKIDGDMGWAADSKLYPEVMDQLGLEEQIGFDKRRYEMTVGRLDSTQKANFDTYYRKVAEDFIEQYPNMTEKDIAKWRYQRYMQDYLGTIKSLDENVGRVLDYLEANNMMENTIIVYTSDQGFYLGEHGWFDKRFVYDESLKTPLLVSWPNRVKAGSVSDELVQNLDFAETFLDVAGVEQPEDMQGKSLVPVLTGDMENWNRDAVYYHYYEHPSEHNVNRHYAAITKDYKLIHYYFDMDYWELIDRKKDPLEQHNYYDDPAYAEIQKGLHQKLDALREKYGDSEALSQKYIDEFMPLAKEGKVYGVEDDILKPMIEKWENSKKD, via the coding sequence ATGAATTCTAAACTCAACCAGTCCAAACTTTCTAAAAGATTTTTTATAAGGTTTGCAAGCCTTTTGCTTATTTCGATTTGCCTAATTGGTTGTAAATCTGAAACAAAGTCAGAAACTAAAGAGAAAGCGGAGAGGCCCAATATTGTCTTTATCATGTCTGATGACCATGCATACCAAGCCATTTCTGCCTATGACAATAGCCTAATCGAGACACCCAACATTGATAGAATTGCCAAAATGGGAATGTTATTTACCAATGCCAGTGTTACCAATTCCATTTGTGCACCCTCGAGAGCTACGATTTTAACCGGGAAGCACTCCCATATAAATGGCAAGATTGATAATGTCTCCCCTTTCGACACTACCAATGTCACCTTTCCACAACTTTTACAAAAAGCAGGATACCAAACCGCCATGTTTGGTAAGTTACATTTTGGCAATAATCCGAAAGGTTTTGACCAGTTTAAAATATTACCGGGACAAGGGTCTTATTACAATCCGGATTTTATCACAAAAAATGAAGGAGAAATTCAAGTGAAAGGGTATGTAACGGATATTATTACCGGTATGACGCTAGAATGGCTTGAGAATGAACGTAAAAAGGATTCGCCATTTATGCTTATGTACCTGCATAAAGCCCCACACCGTTCCTGGTTGATGGCGGAGCGACATATGGAGGAATACACAAATAAAACTTTTCCAGAACCCAAAACCTTGTTCGATGACCATGAAGGAATGCCCGCGGCTAAGGTGGCCGAAATGAAAATTGACGGCGACATGGGTTGGGCGGCGGACAGCAAGCTATATCCCGAGGTTATGGACCAATTAGGGTTGGAAGAACAAATTGGTTTTGACAAGCGCAGATACGAAATGACGGTTGGAAGATTAGACTCCACCCAAAAAGCAAATTTTGATACATACTACAGAAAAGTTGCGGAAGATTTCATTGAACAATACCCGAACATGACAGAAAAAGATATTGCCAAATGGCGCTATCAAAGATATATGCAGGATTATTTGGGGACTATAAAATCCTTAGATGAAAATGTTGGAAGGGTTTTGGATTACCTGGAAGCCAATAATATGATGGAGAATACGATTATTGTGTATACGTCCGATCAAGGTTTTTACCTTGGGGAACATGGCTGGTTCGACAAAAGATTCGTGTACGACGAAAGTCTTAAAACGCCGCTTTTGGTTTCTTGGCCAAATCGGGTAAAAGCCGGAAGTGTATCCGATGAACTTGTCCAGAACCTGGATTTTGCCGAAACATTCTTGGACGTGGCCGGGGTAGAGCAACCCGAGGACATGCAGGGAAAGAGTTTGGTCCCCGTTCTTACCGGTGATATGGAAAATTGGAACAGGGATGCCGTTTACTATCACTATTACGAACATCCTTCCGAGCACAATGTCAACAGGCATTATGCAGCTATTACCAAAGATTATAAATTGATACACTATTATTTCGATATGGACTATTGGGAATTGATCGACAGAAAAAAAGACCCTTTGGAACAGCACAATTATTATGATGACCCGGCCTATGCAGAAATTCAAAAGGGTCTCCACCAAAAATTGGATGCCTTACGTGAAAAATATGGAGACTCTGAAGCACTGAGTCAAAAGTATATAGACGAATTTATGCCCCTTGCAAAAGAGGGTAAAGTATATGGCGTTGAAGATGATATTTTAAAGCCTATGATAGAAAAATGGGAGAATTCCAAAAAGGATTGA
- a CDS encoding Gfo/Idh/MocA family protein has product MKNQRRQFIKNSIIAGAAASFSPNFLMSATRPKKEKLGIALVGLGYYSTDLLAPALQLTENCELKGIVTGSPEKIPVWQEKYGIKDKNIYNYENFDSIANNEDIDVIYVVLPPSMHKEYTLRAANTGKHVWCEKPMAPTVADCEAMINACKSNGVKLAIGYRCQHDPNIQAYMKVAKERPFGKVKMITSAAGYFDGRTDHWKQKKSLGGGAMGDMGVYALQGARLATGEEPISVLAQASTTRPEIYHEVEETMMFQLEFPSGALASCQTSFGIQMNHLQVNYEKGWLKMEPHSAYIGNKGSMSDGTIINYAINNQQAKQMDEDALAIIRNQEMPVPGEEGLRDIRVVEAIYKSAGQNCMVKL; this is encoded by the coding sequence ATGAAGAACCAGAGAAGACAATTTATTAAGAACTCAATAATAGCTGGTGCTGCCGCAAGCTTTTCTCCAAATTTCTTGATGTCAGCTACTAGGCCAAAAAAGGAAAAGCTTGGTATAGCCCTTGTTGGATTGGGATACTATAGTACGGATCTTCTGGCCCCGGCCCTCCAGCTGACCGAAAACTGCGAATTAAAAGGAATCGTAACGGGCAGTCCTGAAAAAATTCCTGTTTGGCAAGAAAAGTATGGCATTAAGGACAAGAATATTTATAATTACGAGAACTTTGATTCTATTGCCAACAATGAAGACATAGATGTTATTTATGTGGTGCTACCACCGTCTATGCACAAGGAATATACCTTAAGGGCGGCAAATACTGGAAAACACGTTTGGTGCGAAAAGCCCATGGCTCCTACTGTAGCGGATTGCGAGGCCATGATAAATGCCTGTAAAAGCAATGGGGTAAAACTTGCCATAGGATATAGGTGTCAGCACGATCCAAATATTCAGGCCTACATGAAAGTGGCCAAGGAAAGACCTTTTGGTAAGGTAAAGATGATTACTTCCGCAGCTGGATATTTTGATGGCAGGACAGACCATTGGAAACAGAAAAAAAGTCTAGGCGGAGGAGCTATGGGTGATATGGGGGTTTACGCACTACAAGGTGCTAGATTGGCCACGGGAGAGGAGCCTATTTCCGTTTTGGCACAGGCTTCGACAACTAGACCCGAAATTTATCACGAAGTAGAAGAGACCATGATGTTTCAGCTTGAATTTCCAAGCGGTGCCCTTGCATCCTGCCAAACCAGCTTTGGCATACAGATGAATCACCTACAGGTAAATTATGAAAAGGGCTGGCTCAAAATGGAACCTCATTCTGCCTATATTGGAAATAAGGGAAGTATGTCAGATGGCACTATTATAAATTATGCCATAAATAACCAGCAAGCAAAACAGATGGATGAGGATGCCTTGGCGATAATTCGCAATCAGGAAATGCCCGTACCTGGAGAGGAAGGGCTAAGGGATATTAGGGTAGTAGAGGCCATTTATAAATCGGCCGGGCAGAATTGTATGGTTAAACTTTAG
- a CDS encoding hybrid sensor histidine kinase/response regulator transcription factor: protein MLYQKYIHTSYLFISVLCGLMLSAQYKDSNYNFLDIEESITQRAVSTIVQDKQGLIWMGTYGLGLNKYNGIDLVPYTQEFDNPNSLNSSLVHTAYVDSSGLLWVGTETGLDVYQKDFDNFKHVSFYKNGKPLNNLVVTAIVEIGNDRLLIGTIANGLFKVDIKTLKGYPVTINNPASTPLLINCLLRYKDQIVYIGTNRGLYSFDGKQTHRVKLREKLFGETENFEINIESLLIDDRGSLWLGTHSNGLLKFSNPDASRNHYKIDIFNITSERILTIVQAPDKRILCGTENDGLYVLSQNGDLIKNYRYDKFNNNSIKSNSVWSLFVDKQDRIWIGYYNKGVGVHDYNYDKFPDIQSISNVDNSLQSSSVTGIIKDKQKRLWIGMDGGGIDVYDIKTNQFVHLLDNKNSIARGLKADDVQTIFMDSHENIWVGTWNSGIYFLKSNTQVFKHFDTYSTNGALKSNRVMSFSEDNFGKIWIGTFSNGLHYYSLEDGKFGSVDDKKFNDLKTYRAEIRKIMVDSKNTIWIATTSGLFKRQAESSESFNKIELKSEKMNSNGPSVSVDVIVSLYEDSENNIWIGTDGAGVWKFDAGNDSIQWYNKKQGLEQETIATIMEANDGKLWMAGNKGISCYDKSKGQIINYDINDGLLTNDFNFNAAFKDEDGTLYFGNYKGINVVKPSALPRNIHEPEVYFTDFKVYNKSLEINEKDAPLKKVISETEQITLNHKQSVFTIEFMGINYTRPEKNQYAYYLEGLEDDWNFVGNARSATYTNLSPGNYTFKLKAANNDGLWGDKVKTLSLTVLAPWWKTKLAIIFYLATIVLFSTWLYRLLRARIREKRLVEFERSRRIQEEELNTKKIQFFTNISHEFRTPLTLILNPLKDIMSNTSLPLPTVVQEKHTIIYKNAARLKRLIDELMDFRKLQLNKFSIKVSKIDINTFIKEITDHFKEEALLKNIALLIERNEAPLYLWSDPGMLEKVIFNILSNAFKVTPENGAITISVFQSPNDVHFPLAENKTLPCLEVNIEDTGSGINQEEVKKIFDRFYQVKNMNSQYYGGTGIGLEVVRNFVELLKGVIIIESEETVGTKFRILLPLGKEHFNESEFFSNPQSESYLPNLNYSKTSLASKFDNKSLKTILIVEDNTELRSYLKHELSFEHTILEASNGQQALDIAHRRIPDVIITDVVMPEMDGLEFCRNLKKHIATSHIPIIMLTAKAMIDDKVNGVNSGADVYMTKPFDMRLLNSYLSRLIENRQVYITKNLNDPTKLNLLEKTTEMDKSFMRKVLDYLNKNIEKTELNVEHMAEDIHLSRSQLYRKIKAMTGLTPNELIRKVRLEKAKNMIETGCESIAEVGFKVGFSSPSYFSRCFKSEFGILPTDIKTK, encoded by the coding sequence ATGTTATATCAAAAGTATATTCATACCAGTTACCTTTTTATATCTGTTTTGTGCGGTTTAATGCTGTCCGCACAATACAAGGATAGCAACTATAACTTTTTGGATATCGAAGAATCCATTACACAACGAGCGGTATCCACCATAGTTCAGGACAAACAGGGCTTGATTTGGATGGGAACGTATGGGTTGGGGTTGAATAAATATAATGGTATAGACCTTGTGCCTTACACGCAGGAGTTTGACAATCCAAATTCCCTTAATAGTTCATTGGTGCATACAGCCTATGTAGATTCCTCTGGACTGCTCTGGGTTGGCACGGAAACAGGATTAGATGTTTATCAAAAAGACTTTGATAACTTTAAACACGTCTCATTTTATAAAAATGGGAAACCTTTAAACAATCTAGTAGTTACCGCAATTGTTGAAATTGGAAATGATAGGTTATTGATCGGAACTATAGCGAATGGCCTATTTAAGGTAGACATCAAAACCTTAAAGGGATATCCCGTAACAATAAACAATCCAGCGTCCACACCTCTTCTCATTAATTGTTTGCTGCGATACAAGGATCAAATCGTTTATATTGGAACAAACAGGGGGCTGTACTCTTTTGACGGTAAGCAAACCCATAGGGTTAAGCTTAGAGAAAAACTTTTCGGTGAAACTGAAAATTTTGAGATAAATATAGAATCACTGCTCATTGATGACAGAGGTTCACTTTGGCTGGGAACACATTCGAATGGTCTATTAAAATTTTCAAATCCTGATGCGTCCAGAAATCATTATAAAATAGACATTTTCAATATAACCAGTGAGCGAATACTAACCATAGTACAGGCACCTGACAAACGAATTCTTTGCGGAACTGAAAATGATGGCTTGTACGTTCTTTCTCAAAATGGTGATCTTATAAAAAACTATCGTTACGATAAATTCAACAATAACAGTATTAAATCGAATTCAGTATGGTCCTTATTTGTGGATAAACAAGATCGGATATGGATAGGGTATTATAACAAAGGGGTTGGGGTACATGATTACAATTATGACAAGTTTCCAGATATACAAAGCATTTCCAATGTGGACAACTCATTGCAATCATCTTCAGTAACCGGAATAATTAAGGATAAGCAAAAAAGATTATGGATAGGAATGGATGGCGGTGGTATAGATGTTTACGACATAAAAACAAATCAATTTGTTCATCTATTAGACAACAAAAATTCCATAGCTAGGGGGCTGAAAGCTGATGACGTACAGACCATTTTCATGGATAGCCATGAAAATATTTGGGTAGGAACTTGGAATTCAGGTATTTACTTCTTAAAATCCAATACACAGGTTTTTAAACATTTTGATACCTATAGCACCAATGGCGCTTTAAAATCCAATAGGGTCATGAGTTTTTCAGAAGACAACTTCGGTAAAATATGGATTGGAACCTTTTCTAATGGTCTCCATTATTATAGCCTTGAAGATGGGAAATTTGGTTCCGTAGACGATAAAAAATTCAACGACCTGAAGACATACCGTGCGGAAATCCGCAAAATCATGGTGGATAGTAAAAATACCATCTGGATTGCTACTACGAGCGGATTGTTCAAAAGACAGGCCGAATCCAGCGAATCTTTTAATAAGATCGAACTGAAGTCCGAGAAAATGAATTCAAACGGCCCTAGCGTTTCGGTCGATGTTATTGTATCCCTATATGAAGATTCGGAAAATAATATCTGGATAGGCACAGACGGCGCTGGTGTATGGAAATTCGACGCAGGAAATGATTCAATACAGTGGTATAATAAGAAACAGGGACTGGAGCAGGAAACTATCGCCACGATCATGGAAGCGAACGACGGAAAATTGTGGATGGCCGGAAACAAAGGTATTTCTTGCTATGACAAAAGCAAAGGACAAATTATCAACTACGACATCAATGACGGGCTACTGACCAATGATTTCAACTTTAATGCAGCCTTTAAGGACGAGGACGGAACGCTTTATTTTGGAAATTATAAAGGCATAAATGTCGTTAAGCCTTCCGCCCTTCCACGCAACATCCACGAACCTGAGGTTTATTTTACAGACTTTAAGGTCTATAATAAATCCTTAGAAATAAATGAAAAGGATGCCCCTTTAAAAAAAGTTATTTCTGAAACTGAACAGATAACCCTAAATCATAAACAAAGTGTTTTTACAATAGAATTTATGGGTATAAATTATACAAGGCCTGAAAAAAATCAATATGCATATTACCTTGAAGGTCTAGAGGACGATTGGAATTTTGTAGGTAACGCAAGAAGTGCAACCTACACAAATCTATCTCCGGGAAATTATACCTTTAAACTAAAGGCAGCCAACAATGATGGGCTCTGGGGCGATAAAGTAAAAACCCTTTCGCTTACCGTATTAGCACCTTGGTGGAAAACTAAATTGGCCATTATCTTTTATTTGGCAACGATTGTTCTGTTTTCAACTTGGCTGTATAGACTATTAAGGGCAAGAATTCGAGAAAAACGTCTTGTTGAATTTGAACGTTCAAGACGCATTCAGGAGGAAGAACTTAATACTAAGAAAATACAGTTTTTCACAAATATATCCCATGAGTTCAGAACGCCATTGACCCTTATTTTGAACCCCTTGAAAGATATAATGTCCAATACTTCGCTTCCACTTCCCACGGTGGTACAGGAAAAACACACAATAATTTACAAAAACGCTGCCAGACTCAAACGACTTATCGATGAACTGATGGATTTTAGAAAACTTCAATTGAACAAATTTTCCATAAAGGTTTCCAAAATAGACATCAATACATTTATCAAGGAAATAACCGACCATTTCAAAGAGGAAGCGTTATTGAAAAACATCGCCTTATTAATAGAACGAAATGAGGCGCCTCTTTATCTATGGAGTGACCCTGGAATGCTCGAAAAAGTAATCTTCAATATACTTTCAAATGCATTTAAGGTAACGCCTGAAAATGGCGCCATAACCATTAGCGTTTTCCAATCTCCCAATGACGTTCATTTTCCCTTGGCAGAAAACAAAACCCTTCCTTGTTTAGAAGTCAATATTGAGGACACCGGTAGTGGCATTAACCAAGAGGAAGTGAAAAAAATATTTGATAGGTTCTATCAGGTAAAGAATATGAATAGTCAGTATTATGGAGGTACGGGAATAGGCCTTGAGGTGGTCAGGAATTTCGTTGAATTGCTGAAAGGGGTAATAATCATAGAAAGTGAAGAGACTGTAGGTACAAAATTTAGGATTTTACTTCCTTTGGGTAAAGAACATTTTAATGAAAGTGAATTTTTTAGCAATCCACAGAGCGAAAGTTATTTGCCAAATCTGAACTATTCAAAAACATCTTTGGCTTCCAAATTTGATAATAAATCCTTAAAAACAATATTAATCGTGGAGGACAATACGGAACTAAGGTCCTACCTAAAACACGAACTTTCCTTTGAACATACCATTTTGGAGGCCTCAAATGGACAACAAGCTCTGGATATAGCGCACCGTAGAATACCTGATGTAATTATTACCGATGTTGTAATGCCAGAAATGGATGGTTTGGAATTTTGTAGAAACCTTAAAAAGCATATTGCCACGAGTCATATTCCTATAATCATGTTGACTGCCAAAGCCATGATAGATGATAAGGTCAATGGAGTAAACTCAGGAGCCGATGTATATATGACCAAACCTTTTGATATGCGTTTACTCAACTCGTATCTATCGCGTTTGATTGAAAATCGTCAGGTGTACATAACCAAAAATTTAAACGACCCCACTAAACTAAACCTACTGGAGAAAACCACGGAAATGGATAAATCCTTTATGCGAAAGGTTTTGGACTATCTTAACAAGAATATTGAAAAAACCGAATTAAACGTGGAGCACATGGCAGAGGATATTCACTTAAGCCGTAGCCAACTTTATAGAAAAATCAAAGCCATGACAGGACTAACACCAAACGAATTGATTCGCAAGGTGCGTTTGGAAAAGGCAAAAAATATGATAGAAACAGGTTGCGAGTCAATTGCAGAGGTAGGCTTCAAAGTAGGTTTTTCTTCTCCTTCCTATTTTAGCCGTTGTTTTAAGTCTGAATTTGGTATATTACCTACAGATATTAAAACAAAATAG
- a CDS encoding endo-1,4-beta-xylanase yields the protein MTCIANKKTIVTPSILRLLFPILFIIVLVSLESCSNPNEHKSLEVESLKDAFEKDFYIGVALNGGIIDQSDSTSLNVVKKEFNSITAENIMKSAIIHPKLDSFNFEMADKFVALGKTNDMHIHGHTLIWHSQLSPWFQDIEDSLEFKSATENHIKDLALHFKGIVNSWDVVNEALNEDGTLRNSIFLKKMGADYLSLAFKWTSEIDPDAKLYYNDYNMTNPEKRQGAIRMVKKIQEQGIKVDGIGMQGHWHLNSPSLEEIEQSILEYSKLGVQVAITELDISVLPNPWDLEGAEISQNFENSEKMNPYTKGLPDSVQIQLANRYKDIFNIFLKHKDKISRVTFWGLGDGQSWLNGFPIRGRTNYPLLFDRNLKPKAAYYSIIGLKEKFDQLQTTN from the coding sequence ATGACTTGCATTGCAAACAAAAAAACCATTGTGACCCCGTCTATTTTAAGACTGCTGTTCCCAATACTGTTTATTATCGTTTTGGTCTCTCTAGAAAGTTGTTCGAACCCCAATGAGCATAAATCCTTAGAAGTGGAATCCCTAAAAGATGCATTTGAAAAGGATTTTTACATAGGCGTAGCTTTGAACGGCGGCATCATTGACCAAAGCGACAGCACCTCTCTTAACGTCGTAAAAAAGGAGTTTAATAGTATTACCGCCGAAAATATCATGAAATCGGCCATCATTCATCCAAAGCTCGACAGTTTCAATTTTGAAATGGCCGATAAATTTGTTGCATTGGGAAAAACCAATGACATGCACATCCATGGCCACACGTTGATTTGGCACAGCCAATTATCACCTTGGTTCCAAGATATTGAGGACAGTCTTGAATTTAAGTCTGCAACTGAAAACCACATCAAGGATTTAGCACTTCACTTTAAAGGAATCGTTAACTCTTGGGACGTTGTCAATGAAGCCTTAAACGAGGATGGCACATTAAGAAATTCGATTTTCCTCAAAAAAATGGGAGCGGATTATTTGTCCTTGGCTTTTAAATGGACTTCCGAAATCGACCCGGATGCGAAGCTTTATTATAACGACTACAACATGACGAATCCTGAAAAAAGGCAAGGGGCCATTAGGATGGTAAAAAAAATCCAAGAACAAGGTATAAAGGTAGACGGTATTGGAATGCAAGGACATTGGCACTTAAATTCACCTTCCCTTGAAGAGATAGAACAAAGCATTTTGGAGTATTCCAAATTGGGCGTGCAGGTAGCAATTACGGAACTGGATATTAGCGTATTGCCCAACCCTTGGGATTTGGAAGGTGCGGAAATCAGTCAGAATTTTGAGAACAGTGAAAAAATGAACCCTTATACGAAGGGTCTACCTGATTCCGTTCAAATACAATTGGCCAATCGATATAAGGATATTTTCAATATTTTTTTAAAGCATAAGGACAAAATAAGCAGGGTTACTTTCTGGGGCCTAGGCGATGGGCAATCTTGGTTGAACGGCTTTCCGATTAGGGGCAGAACAAACTATCCTTTGCTGTTCGATAGGAATTTAAAGCCTAAGGCCGCCTATTATAGTATTATCGGCTTAAAAGAAAAATTTGACCAACTACAAACAACAAACTAA
- a CDS encoding MFS transporter produces the protein MSLEAHKLSIKEKIGYSLGDLSANLVFQTLVTYLAYFYTDIYGLETNDASVIIFVVGIISAFAFNPIVGALADRTRSRWGKFRPWILFTSVPLGIVALLAFSTPNFDYPGKVVYAAVTYTLLLLLYAANNLPYAALSGVITGSMKERNSISSYRFVAVMFAQFFVQVFMLPIILYAGDGDKAEGIETVMTYLAILGTIMLLITFFTTKERVVPTPEQKSSLKEDLGDLFKNRPWILMLVLTTLVFITLAMKGGSYVYYFENYVDAASLANFIAPLLNGLSSIGVDFFGDDPTSAGFGLFNAGGIIFMIVGISLSKRLADKYGKRDVFGSALFVSTLFIAIFYFFSSTSVELMFLSQILHGFFYGITIPLLWAMIADVADYSEWKNNRRATAIIFSAMMIGLKLGLTIGSSMVTWILGLYDYIPKKFATTELVIQPDSAIEGTRMLVSIYPSIAFFLGIALLFFYEINKKMETQIENDLITRRQK, from the coding sequence ATGAGTTTAGAAGCACATAAATTATCCATCAAGGAAAAAATTGGCTATAGCCTTGGGGATCTCTCAGCTAACTTGGTATTCCAAACATTAGTTACCTATCTGGCTTATTTTTATACGGATATTTATGGTCTGGAAACAAATGATGCCTCGGTAATCATATTCGTAGTGGGCATAATTTCGGCTTTTGCCTTTAACCCTATTGTAGGTGCTCTTGCAGATAGGACACGGAGTAGATGGGGCAAATTTAGGCCTTGGATATTATTTACATCGGTACCATTGGGGATTGTTGCCCTACTAGCATTTAGCACACCAAATTTTGACTATCCAGGAAAGGTAGTCTATGCAGCGGTTACCTACACCTTGTTGCTGTTATTGTACGCGGCCAATAACCTGCCCTATGCGGCCCTGAGCGGTGTTATTACCGGTAGTATGAAAGAACGCAACAGTATTTCATCCTATCGATTTGTGGCCGTTATGTTCGCGCAATTTTTTGTACAGGTTTTCATGCTGCCCATTATATTGTATGCAGGGGATGGCGATAAGGCGGAAGGCATTGAAACGGTTATGACCTATTTGGCCATTTTAGGTACCATCATGCTATTGATTACCTTCTTTACCACAAAAGAACGCGTTGTTCCTACCCCGGAACAGAAATCCAGCTTAAAGGAAGATTTAGGCGATTTATTCAAAAACCGACCGTGGATCCTTATGTTGGTGCTCACCACTTTGGTCTTCATTACCCTTGCCATGAAGGGAGGGTCCTATGTCTATTATTTTGAAAATTATGTAGACGCTGCCAGCTTAGCCAATTTTATTGCCCCTCTGTTGAATGGTCTTTCCAGCATTGGTGTCGACTTTTTTGGAGACGACCCAACTTCCGCAGGGTTTGGACTGTTCAATGCAGGAGGAATTATTTTTATGATCGTTGGAATTTCATTATCCAAAAGGCTGGCGGACAAATATGGAAAACGGGATGTATTTGGCAGTGCATTGTTCGTGTCGACCCTATTTATAGCCATTTTCTATTTCTTTTCCTCCACTTCGGTAGAACTGATGTTCCTTTCACAAATTTTGCATGGATTTTTCTACGGAATTACCATACCGCTTCTATGGGCCATGATAGCAGATGTAGCCGATTATTCTGAATGGAAGAACAACAGAAGGGCCACGGCCATTATATTTTCGGCCATGATGATAGGATTAAAATTAGGCCTTACCATTGGCAGTTCAATGGTTACATGGATACTTGGGCTTTATGATTATATCCCAAAGAAATTTGCCACTACTGAATTGGTAATTCAGCCTGATAGTGCGATTGAAGGAACTAGGATGCTCGTTAGCATTTATCCCTCTATAGCATTCTTTTTGGGAATAGCTTTATTGTTCTTCTATGAAATAAACAAAAAAATGGAAACCCAGATTGAAAACGACTTAATCACAAGGAGACAAAAATAA